The Cellulomonas oligotrophica sequence GGGCCGGCCCCACCGGGCCGGCCCGCGCACCCCGACCGAGGAGGACCCATGACCACCCCGTTCCCGCCCACGTTCCTGTGGGGCGGCGCGACCGCCGCGAACCAGATCGAGGGCGCGTACGACCAGGACGGCAAGGGCCTGTCCGTGCAGGACGTCCTGCCGCGCGGGATCTTCGGGCCCCGCACCGACGCCCCCACGCCGGACAACCTCAAGCTGCAGGCCATCGACTTCTACCACCGGTACGAGGACGACCTGGAGCTGCTGGCCGCGATGGGCCTGCGCACGTTCCGGTTCTCCGTCGCGTGGTCGCGGATCTTCCCGCACGGCGACGACGCCGAGCCGAACGAGGCCGGGCTGGCGTTCTACGACCGGGTGGTCGACACGTGCCTGCGCCTGGGCATGGAGCCGCTGGTGACGATCTCCCACTACGAGACCCCGCTGGCGCTGGCCGACAAGCACGACGGGTGGCGCAGCCGGGAGATGGTCGACCTGTACGTGCGGTACGCGCGCACCCTCGTCGAGCGGTACCGGGGGCGGGTGAAGTACTGGCTGACGTTCAACGAGATCAACTCGCTGTTCCACGCCCCGTTCATGAGCGCGGGCATCGCCACGCCCAAGGACGAGCTGACCGAGGCCGACCTCTACCAGGCCGCGCACCACGAGCTGGTGGCGTCGGCGCTGGCCACGCAGGTGATCCACGAGGTCGACCCCGACGCGCAGGTCGGCTGCATGGTCCTGGCGATGCCGGTGTACCCGCTGACGCCGGCGCCGGACGACGTCGTGGCCGCGATGCACGCCGACCACCGCAACCTGTTCTACGGCGACGTGCACGTGCGCGGCCGCTACCCCGGGTACGTGCTGCGCGACCTGCGCGAGCGCGGGATCGAGCTCGACATCACCGACGCCGACCGCGAGGCCCTCACCCACACGGTCGACTTCGTGTCGTTCTCGTACTACATGAGCATCTGCGAGACCGCCGCCCCGGTCGAGGCCGGCGAGGGCAACATCATGGGCGGCGTGCCCAACCCGCACCTGCCCGCCTCGGAGTGGGGGTGGCAGATCGACCCGCAGGGCCTGCGCGTCGTGCTCAACCAGTTCTGGGACCGCTGGCAGAAGCCGCTGTTCATCGTCGAGAACGGCCTCGGTGCGCGCGACGAGCTCGTCGAGGTCGACGGGCGGCTCACGGTGGTCGACGACTACCGGATCGCCTACCTGCGCGACCACCTCGTCCAGGTGGCCGAGGCCGTCGCGGACGGCGTCGAGGTCATGGGGTACACCCCGTGGGGCTGCATCGACCTGGTCTCGGCCTCCACCGCCCAGATGAGCAAGCGGTACGGGTTCGTCCACGTCGACCGCGACGACGACGGCACCGGCACCCTGACCCGCCGCACCAAGGCCTCGTACGACTGGTACCGCCAGGTGATCGCCACCGACGGCGCGAGCCTGCAGGACGGCTGACCCGGGGCACCCGGGTCGACGCAGGGGGCGAGGAGGGGACGGCGGCCGTGGCGCGGTGCGCGCGCGGCCGCCGTCCGCGAGAGTGGTCCCGCGCAGCGTGGCGCGGGGCCGGCAGCCGCACGGTGCGGTGCGGACGGCACGGGAGGTGCGGGCGTGAAGGTCGCGAAGGTGTTCAACAACTCGGTGGTGCTCGGCGTCGACGAGCAGGGCCGGGAGGTCGTGCTGTTCGGGCGCGGCGTGGGCTTCCAGGCCCGGGCGGGCGACGTCGTCGACCTCGAGCGCGTCGAGCGGCGGTTCACGCCCAGCGCGGCGGGCATCGACCGCATCGCCGCGTTCGTCGAGCAGATCCCCGCGGAGGAGGTCGACCTCACCGTCCGGATCGTCGCGGACGCGCGCGAGCAGCTCGGCAAGCACGTGACCGACGCCGTGCTGATCCCGCTGGCCGACCACCTGGTGTTCGCGCTGCGCCGGGCCGCCGAGGGCACCGCCGACGTCGACTACCCGCTGCGGTGGGAGGTCGCGCGGCTGTACCCCGCCGAGCTGGAGTTCGCCCGCGGTGCGCTGCGGACGATCGAGGCCGAGCGCGGCGTGCGACTCCCCCCGGGCGAGGCGGTGCCGATCGCGCTGCACCTGGTCAACGCGCAGTTCGGCGCGTCGCCCGACATGCAGACGACGGTCGAGATGACGCAGGTGCTGACCCGCACCCTCGCCCTGGTGCACGAGCGGTTCGGCCTGGAGCTGGACGAGGACTCCCCCGCCGTCGCCCGGTTCGTGCTGCACCTGAGGTACCTCATCGTCCGGCAGCGGCGCGGCCAGACCATGGCCGACAAGGTCGCGGGGATGTTCGACGCGGTCCGGGACGGTGCGCCCGAGGAGTACGAGGTGGCCCGCGACGTCGCCGAGCTCCTCGCCGAGCGCTTCGGCTGGGACGTCGGCGACGAGGAGCGCGTCTACCTCACGCTGCACATCGCCCGGCTGCGCGCCGCGGGCGCCGAGCAGACCCAGGCGGGGCAGGCGTGAGCGCGGACGCGCTCGGCGCCGCGATCGTCGGCCTCGCCGGCGGTGCGGGCAACGTGCGCGCGGTGTCGCACTGCTGGAGCCGGCTGCGGCTCGACCTCGTCGACCCCGCGGCGGCCGACCGCGCAGGGCTGGCCGCGCTCGCCGACGTCCTGCTCGTCGTCGACGCGGCCGGCGAGCTCCAGGTCGCGCTGCGCACGGGCCTCCTCGAGACCCACGCCGCGGTCGCCGCACTGCTGGCGGACGCACGCTGACCGCTTCCCCGGGGCGCGGGTCGTCCGCTCATGGTCCGCCACGCGACTGCCGATGGGACAGGTGCGCGTCCGGCCCGGACGTGACCGTCGGCGAGAGGTCCGGCCCGTGACGTCTCGGCTGCCCGTGGACCGGGGCGCCTACCTGCGGCTGCGACGCCGTGCCCGGCTGCTGACCGTGGCCGCGGTGCTGCCGCTGGCACTCGGTGCCGCCAACGTCGTCGCCGCGGCCCTCTCGGACGACCCCACGGTCCACCGGCTGGGCGCGTGGTGGTTCTTCCAGTCGGCGCTCTGGCTGATCGGCGCGGGCTGGGTGGTGCAGCGGGCGTGGCGCCGCAGCCGCGCCGCGCAGCCGCACGTGCAGCAGCTGGGCGACCTCGGTGCCGCCCGGCCGTCCGACGAGGCCCTCGGCGTACCGGGGCTCAGCACACCTGCACCACCGCACCTCGGCCTGTCCGGGCAGGTCAGGCCGTCACCGCGCTGGTGAGGGGCTCGTCCCGGCGAGGCGGGCGTGCCAGGCGTCCCAGGCGTCGAGCCGCGCCTGGTCGGCGCGGTCGCCGACCTGGGCGTGCAGGTCCGCCAGCCGCGCGCGGGTGACCTCCCGCGCAGCGGCGGGGTCGACGTCCGCGCCGACGGACAGCGCCCAGCGCGGCACCAGGTGCGCGCCGCGCCGGGTCTTGCTCTCGAGCGCCTCGCCGCCCAGGTCGACCCACGTGCACCCGGCCTCGAGCGCGATCCGCACGGGCTCGTAGAAGTACGTCGCGAAGTACGCACCCGTCGCGGCGGCGACGTCGTACCGCAGGCCGCTCACGCGCATCGCCACCCCCGAGCCCCACCGGTAGCCGAGCGCGAACGCCACGGCCTCACCGTCGAGCCGGGCGACGACCGCGAACGCGTGCCGGGCGAGGTCGCCGTGGGCGCACAGCCGCAGGTACGCCGCGGCACCCTCGGCGGAGCCGTCGTGCCCGTGGTGCGCCTGCACCTGCCCCAGCAGGGGCGCGACCTCGTCGACCACCTCCGCCAGCCCCGACGTGGTCACCCGGACGCCCGAGGCCTCGATCCGCCGCAGGTCGCGGCGCACGCCG is a genomic window containing:
- a CDS encoding PTS transporter subunit EIIB, with amino-acid sequence MSADALGAAIVGLAGGAGNVRAVSHCWSRLRLDLVDPAAADRAGLAALADVLLVVDAAGELQVALRTGLLETHAAVAALLADAR
- a CDS encoding PRD domain-containing protein, translating into MKVAKVFNNSVVLGVDEQGREVVLFGRGVGFQARAGDVVDLERVERRFTPSAAGIDRIAAFVEQIPAEEVDLTVRIVADAREQLGKHVTDAVLIPLADHLVFALRRAAEGTADVDYPLRWEVARLYPAELEFARGALRTIEAERGVRLPPGEAVPIALHLVNAQFGASPDMQTTVEMTQVLTRTLALVHERFGLELDEDSPAVARFVLHLRYLIVRQRRGQTMADKVAGMFDAVRDGAPEEYEVARDVAELLAERFGWDVGDEERVYLTLHIARLRAAGAEQTQAGQA
- a CDS encoding GNAT family N-acetyltransferase; this translates as MAVTDVRTTGLDAAWDALNAESFYTGGPWLRAFAERGGMHPHVAWSDDGSAAALAYDARSDATNPRYTHAWLYEDALRTPVEAFTLLGGCSGYAGHLPAAPGASAAARRAPVRALLDALGHDAALLPHLTGEEAADVVAAGVLPGRPVPVLGMVTAAIDLRGMTTPEDHLASLSRTSRSGVRRDLRRIEASGVRVTTSGLAEVVDEVAPLLGQVQAHHGHDGSAEGAAAYLRLCAHGDLARHAFAVVARLDGEAVAFALGYRWGSGVAMRVSGLRYDVAAATGAYFATYFYEPVRIALEAGCTWVDLGGEALESKTRRGAHLVPRWALSVGADVDPAAAREVTRARLADLHAQVGDRADQARLDAWDAWHARLAGTSPSPAR
- a CDS encoding glycoside hydrolase family 1 protein; the protein is MTTPFPPTFLWGGATAANQIEGAYDQDGKGLSVQDVLPRGIFGPRTDAPTPDNLKLQAIDFYHRYEDDLELLAAMGLRTFRFSVAWSRIFPHGDDAEPNEAGLAFYDRVVDTCLRLGMEPLVTISHYETPLALADKHDGWRSREMVDLYVRYARTLVERYRGRVKYWLTFNEINSLFHAPFMSAGIATPKDELTEADLYQAAHHELVASALATQVIHEVDPDAQVGCMVLAMPVYPLTPAPDDVVAAMHADHRNLFYGDVHVRGRYPGYVLRDLRERGIELDITDADREALTHTVDFVSFSYYMSICETAAPVEAGEGNIMGGVPNPHLPASEWGWQIDPQGLRVVLNQFWDRWQKPLFIVENGLGARDELVEVDGRLTVVDDYRIAYLRDHLVQVAEAVADGVEVMGYTPWGCIDLVSASTAQMSKRYGFVHVDRDDDGTGTLTRRTKASYDWYRQVIATDGASLQDG